In Massilia violaceinigra, one DNA window encodes the following:
- a CDS encoding choice-of-anchor Q domain-containing protein — protein MNKLSSFASDFRFNASICGGVAVLLSACGGSTGHNGNNATPAPQFAAVTYNGALAPLDLFVSPSGADSNAGTQAAPFKTIARAAQAATPGVTIRVLPGTYAGGFRTNASGTAEAHIRYVSEVKWGAKIVPPANSATTSAWDNRGSYVEIDGFEVDGSSTQAGTKWLLGLYTAGSYSTVRNNHVHHIARTVPCAGSGGGIGSDSYYKGTANDVSANVVHDVGPAGCPTYLGIFINTAGSRVDNNLVYAISDAGIRMWHDATQGIVVNNTVFNASTGIVISGDGGYNGSVPNDNTRVSNNILYDNARYGLLEVGSTGVNNRYSNNLIFRNGTPVMLNNGLQPVGTVAAEPQFVNYVRNGGGDYRPAATSPAKGAALVADAPATDLDGKPRTAETGIDIGAYQHVGGTTPTPTPTPTPTPTPTPTPTPTPTPTPTPTPTPTPTPTPTPEPTTYNYYVTTTGSDTAAGTKAAPFKTIARASRAALPSTTIHVAAGTYPGGFKTTVSGTAAGRIYYVSTTKWGAKIVPPASSSNDTAWDNRGNYTDIIGFHIDGTTSQSGTKWTHGIYNGGSYDMTRGNWVHHIAKNVPCTSAGGSGIGVDSYYRGIKSDVVGNLVHDIGPAGCRFVQGIYVSTSGTVKNNVVYRVAEGAIHLWHDANNVIITNNTVTASHTGIIVGGGDYYHTTGPNNDTIVANNIVYDNAMGISEQGQTGTRNRYTNNLVFNNTTYNFSLKNGLTHSGTISADPQFVAYTHTGTPDLHLRPTSPAIGKGTPTNAPPTDFDGKPRNATTGFDMGAYQH, from the coding sequence ATGAATAAGCTATCCAGTTTTGCGTCTGATTTCCGCTTCAACGCCAGCATCTGCGGCGGTGTCGCCGTGCTGCTCTCCGCTTGCGGCGGCAGCACCGGCCACAACGGCAACAATGCGACCCCGGCTCCACAGTTTGCCGCCGTTACCTACAATGGCGCGCTGGCGCCGCTCGACCTGTTCGTCTCGCCCAGCGGCGCCGACAGCAACGCGGGCACCCAGGCCGCGCCGTTCAAGACCATCGCCCGCGCCGCCCAGGCGGCAACGCCGGGCGTCACCATTCGCGTGCTGCCAGGGACCTACGCCGGGGGCTTTCGCACCAATGCCAGCGGTACGGCCGAAGCGCATATCCGGTATGTGTCCGAAGTGAAGTGGGGCGCCAAAATCGTTCCTCCGGCCAACTCGGCCACCACCTCGGCCTGGGACAACCGCGGCAGCTATGTGGAGATCGACGGCTTCGAGGTTGACGGCAGCTCTACCCAGGCCGGCACCAAATGGCTGCTCGGCCTGTACACCGCCGGCTCCTACAGCACCGTGCGCAACAATCACGTGCATCACATCGCGCGCACGGTCCCGTGCGCCGGCAGCGGCGGCGGCATCGGATCGGACAGCTATTACAAGGGAACCGCCAACGATGTCAGCGCGAATGTCGTGCACGACGTCGGGCCGGCGGGCTGCCCTACGTATCTCGGCATCTTCATCAACACGGCTGGCAGCCGGGTGGACAACAACCTGGTGTACGCCATCAGCGATGCCGGCATCCGCATGTGGCATGACGCCACGCAGGGAATCGTGGTCAACAACACCGTGTTTAACGCCAGCACGGGGATTGTGATCAGCGGCGACGGCGGCTACAACGGCAGCGTGCCCAACGACAACACCCGGGTCAGCAATAATATTCTTTACGACAATGCTCGCTATGGCTTGCTGGAAGTCGGGTCAACGGGCGTGAACAATCGCTACAGCAACAATCTGATTTTCCGTAACGGCACGCCGGTGATGCTGAACAACGGCCTGCAGCCGGTCGGCACGGTGGCGGCCGAACCGCAGTTCGTCAACTATGTGCGCAACGGGGGCGGCGATTACCGTCCGGCCGCCACGTCGCCTGCCAAGGGCGCGGCACTGGTCGCGGACGCACCGGCCACCGACCTTGACGGCAAGCCGCGCACGGCGGAAACCGGCATCGATATCGGCGCCTATCAGCATGTGGGAGGGACCACGCCGACACCTACGCCGACGCCCACACCGACGCCCACACCGACGCCCACACCAACGCCCACCCCGACGCCCACACCGACGCCCACACCAACGCCCACCCCAACGCCGACACCAACGCCTGAGCCGACCACGTACAACTATTACGTGACTACCACCGGCTCGGATACCGCGGCCGGCACCAAGGCGGCGCCTTTCAAGACGATCGCACGGGCTTCGCGCGCCGCGTTGCCCAGCACGACGATCCATGTGGCCGCCGGCACCTATCCGGGCGGCTTCAAGACCACGGTCAGCGGTACCGCGGCCGGGCGTATCTATTACGTGTCAACCACCAAATGGGGTGCGAAAATCGTACCTCCGGCAAGCTCCTCGAACGATACCGCGTGGGACAACCGTGGAAACTATACCGACATCATCGGTTTCCACATCGACGGCACGACGTCACAGAGCGGCACCAAGTGGACGCATGGCATCTACAACGGCGGTTCCTACGACATGACGCGCGGTAACTGGGTTCACCATATTGCCAAGAACGTCCCTTGCACAAGCGCGGGCGGCTCGGGCATTGGGGTGGACAGCTACTACCGCGGCATCAAGTCCGATGTGGTGGGCAACCTCGTTCATGATATTGGACCGGCGGGCTGCCGATTCGTTCAGGGGATTTACGTCAGCACCTCGGGAACCGTCAAGAATAATGTGGTGTACCGGGTTGCCGAAGGGGCGATTCACCTCTGGCATGATGCGAACAATGTGATCATCACCAACAACACGGTGACCGCATCGCACACCGGCATCATTGTCGGCGGTGGCGACTACTACCACACCACCGGCCCCAACAATGACACCATCGTCGCCAACAACATCGTGTACGACAATGCGATGGGAATTTCGGAGCAGGGCCAGACCGGCACGCGCAACCGCTACACGAATAACCTCGTGTTCAATAACACGACGTACAACTTCAGCCTCAAGAACGGATTGACGCACAGCGGCACCATCAGTGCCGACCCGCAATTCGTCGCCTATACGCACACCGGTACGCCGGATTTGCATCTGCGGCCTACCTCTCCCGCCATCGGGAAAGGCACGCCC
- a CDS encoding polysaccharide biosynthesis tyrosine autokinase — MNHADQPQPLPPSPNILPMPSLPPAAPPPGREAEPHEMDLQGYVNILYDSRWLIGGVTALVTLLAIIYALVVSPVYEANLMIHVEEESPNASKNILSEVSSLFETKKAAIAEMELLRSRMVISHAVDNLQLFINVRPKYFPVVGFWFANRKSNELSEPGIFGRGGYVWGPEKAEVSVFEVPEAWYNREFTLTARGNGRYHLSGGALATAYEGIVGTTLRTRVGGASLELRVDRMRAQPGAQFRLMRSSRLAAIERIQTALVITEQGKQSGIIEVRLQGEDAQRINSLLGEIGREYMRQNLARKTEEAEKSLAFLNLQLPTLKRQLEESEEKYNGFRNSKGSIDMREEARISLQQAAAAQTRRLELEQRKTALLTRFTENHPIIVGINQQRREVDAEIAEVARRIRTLPVLEQDESRLLREIKVNTDLYTALSNTAQQLRLISVGRVSNVRLIDAPMAPERALKPNRPLIVALALVTGLFLGVMLAFARKAFFGGIDNPQRIETLLGARIVYASIPHSTHQERLRREARGGTVLPILAQVAPEDIAVESLRSFRAALTYAMPSLKNNIVMLAGPGRNLGKSFLSVNFAAVMAASGKRVLLIDADLRNGHLHRYFGVSREQGLTKAIAGSLPLDQVIHQGVLENLDFIPTGALPPNRSEFLQHLNFSNLLDVVSSQYDIVLIDTPPILAVSDALIIGAHAGAVFILARAGVTTEGEITESIKRLNHAGIAPQGVLFNDMALRVGSYAYQFKYTHAPQLEH; from the coding sequence ATGAACCATGCCGACCAACCTCAACCGCTGCCACCTTCCCCCAACATCTTGCCAATGCCCAGCCTGCCGCCAGCCGCGCCGCCGCCCGGGCGCGAGGCGGAGCCGCACGAAATGGACCTGCAGGGCTACGTGAATATCTTGTACGACAGCCGCTGGCTGATCGGCGGGGTGACCGCGCTGGTGACCTTGCTGGCGATTATCTATGCGCTCGTCGTCAGCCCGGTGTACGAAGCGAACCTGATGATCCACGTCGAGGAAGAAAGTCCGAACGCATCGAAGAATATCCTCAGCGAAGTATCGTCCCTGTTTGAAACCAAGAAGGCGGCGATTGCCGAAATGGAGCTGCTGCGCTCGCGCATGGTGATTTCGCATGCGGTCGACAACTTGCAGCTGTTTATCAATGTGCGGCCCAAGTATTTTCCTGTGGTCGGATTCTGGTTTGCCAACCGCAAGTCGAACGAGTTGTCCGAACCGGGCATTTTCGGGCGCGGCGGCTATGTGTGGGGGCCGGAGAAGGCCGAGGTGTCGGTGTTCGAGGTCCCGGAAGCGTGGTACAACCGCGAATTCACGCTGACCGCGCGTGGCAACGGGCGCTACCACCTGTCCGGAGGCGCTCTGGCGACGGCCTATGAAGGCATCGTCGGCACGACGCTCAGGACCAGGGTGGGTGGCGCCAGCCTGGAGTTGCGGGTGGACCGGATGCGCGCGCAGCCGGGCGCCCAGTTCCGCCTGATGCGCAGCTCGCGCCTGGCGGCGATCGAGCGGATCCAGACGGCGTTGGTGATTACCGAGCAGGGCAAGCAGTCGGGCATCATCGAAGTGCGGCTGCAGGGCGAGGATGCGCAGCGCATCAACAGCCTGCTGGGCGAAATCGGGCGCGAGTACATGCGCCAGAACCTGGCGCGCAAGACCGAGGAGGCCGAAAAATCGCTGGCCTTCCTGAACCTGCAGTTGCCGACGCTGAAACGCCAGCTGGAAGAGTCCGAGGAAAAGTACAACGGTTTTCGAAACAGCAAGGGCAGTATCGACATGCGCGAGGAAGCGCGCATCAGCCTGCAGCAGGCCGCCGCGGCGCAGACCCGGCGTCTCGAACTGGAGCAGCGCAAGACCGCCTTGCTGACGCGCTTCACCGAGAACCATCCGATCATCGTGGGCATCAACCAGCAGCGGCGCGAGGTGGACGCCGAGATTGCGGAAGTGGCCAGGCGCATCCGCACCCTGCCGGTGCTGGAGCAGGACGAATCGCGTCTGCTGCGTGAAATCAAGGTCAATACCGACCTGTACACGGCACTGTCGAACACGGCCCAGCAACTGCGCCTGATTTCAGTGGGCCGGGTCAGCAACGTGCGCCTAATCGATGCACCGATGGCGCCGGAACGCGCGCTTAAGCCGAACCGGCCGCTGATCGTGGCGCTGGCGCTGGTGACCGGCCTGTTTCTGGGCGTGATGCTGGCGTTTGCGCGCAAGGCGTTTTTCGGCGGCATCGACAATCCGCAGCGCATCGAAACGCTGCTGGGCGCGCGGATCGTGTATGCCAGCATTCCCCACAGCACGCATCAGGAGCGCCTGCGGCGCGAGGCCCGCGGCGGCACCGTGCTGCCGATCCTGGCGCAAGTGGCGCCGGAAGATATCGCCGTCGAGAGCTTGCGCAGTTTTCGCGCGGCACTGACATACGCGATGCCTTCCCTCAAGAACAACATCGTGATGCTGGCCGGGCCGGGCCGGAATCTTGGCAAATCGTTTCTGTCGGTTAATTTCGCTGCCGTGATGGCGGCCAGCGGCAAGCGCGTGCTGCTGATCGATGCCGATTTGCGCAACGGCCACCTGCACCGCTATTTTGGCGTCAGCCGCGAGCAGGGGCTGACCAAGGCGATTGCCGGTTCGCTGCCGCTGGACCAGGTGATTCATCAGGGCGTGCTGGAGAACCTCGACTTCATTCCGACCGGCGCACTGCCGCCGAACCGGTCGGAGTTCCTGCAGCACTTGAATTTTTCCAACTTGCTCGACGTGGTCAGCAGCCAGTACGACATCGTGCTGATCGATACGCCACCGATCCTGGCGGTGTCGGATGCGCTCATTATCGGCGCGCACGCCGGGGCCGTGTTCATCCTTGCGCGCGCCGGGGTGACGACCGAGGGCGAGATCACCGAATCGATCAAGCGCCTGAACCATGCCGGCATCGCGCCGCAGGGCGTGCTGTTCAATGACATGGCATTGCGTGTCGGCAGCTATGCGTATCAGTTCAAATACACGCACGCGCCCCAGCTGGAGCACTGA
- a CDS encoding polysaccharide biosynthesis/export family protein, with amino-acid sequence MKTHKSLLRTLPALLLLASLAGCAGFRITGDPRSGIASEPAPPTQLITAQLIEAEKALRARRSSESVSHLIVRNPPPYAIGRGDILSIVVWDHPELAGQGVAASATAADAQSPSAPPAGFVVDHDGRVQFPFAGALTLAGLTEDEARALLTKRLARYITNPLVTLRVQSYRSKRVYIDGEVRLPGLQSINDIPMTLVEALNRAGGMLPSADQSRIVLERGDARYQVGLRGLVARGINPGSILLAPGDVVRVHSRDESKVFVSGEVVTPKALTMHDGRLSLNEALGESGGISPISGDARQIYVIRRAVDGTRVYQLDARRAGALAMAEAFELEPRDLIYVAASPLANWYRSVSMLFPGALTQVVNISRP; translated from the coding sequence ATGAAAACACACAAATCCCTCCTGAGAACGCTGCCAGCCCTGCTTTTGCTGGCCAGCCTGGCCGGCTGCGCCGGCTTCCGCATCACGGGTGACCCCCGTTCGGGCATCGCCAGCGAGCCGGCGCCGCCCACCCAGCTGATCACCGCGCAGCTGATAGAAGCCGAGAAAGCCTTGCGCGCCCGGCGCAGCAGCGAAAGCGTGTCCCATCTGATCGTACGCAATCCGCCGCCGTACGCCATCGGCCGCGGCGACATCCTGTCGATCGTGGTGTGGGACCATCCGGAACTGGCGGGCCAGGGCGTGGCCGCCTCGGCCACGGCGGCCGACGCCCAGAGCCCAAGCGCGCCGCCGGCCGGCTTTGTGGTGGACCACGACGGGCGCGTGCAGTTCCCGTTCGCCGGTGCGCTTACCCTGGCCGGGCTGACCGAGGATGAGGCGCGCGCGCTGCTGACCAAGCGCCTGGCGCGCTACATCACCAATCCGCTGGTGACCCTGCGGGTACAGTCCTACCGCAGCAAGCGCGTGTATATCGATGGCGAGGTGCGCTTGCCGGGCTTGCAGTCGATTAACGATATTCCCATGACCCTGGTCGAGGCGCTCAACCGCGCCGGCGGCATGCTGCCCAGCGCCGACCAGAGCCGCATCGTGCTGGAACGGGGCGATGCGCGCTACCAGGTCGGCTTGCGCGGCCTGGTAGCGCGCGGCATCAATCCGGGCAGCATCCTGCTGGCGCCCGGCGACGTGGTGCGCGTCCATTCGCGCGACGAGAGCAAGGTGTTCGTGTCGGGCGAGGTTGTGACCCCCAAGGCGCTGACCATGCACGACGGCCGCCTGAGCCTGAACGAAGCGCTGGGCGAGTCGGGCGGGATCAGTCCGATCAGCGGCGATGCGCGCCAGATCTATGTGATCCGCAGGGCGGTGGACGGCACCCGCGTCTACCAGCTCGACGCGCGGCGCGCCGGCGCGCTGGCGATGGCCGAGGCCTTCGAGCTCGAACCGCGCGATCTGATCTATGTGGCTGCCTCTCCGTTGGCCAACTGGTACCGCAGCGTCAGCATGCTGTTCCCGGGCGCGCTGACGCAAGTGGTCAATATCAGCCGCCCCTGA
- a CDS encoding hybrid sensor histidine kinase/response regulator — MSQALPPPDPSTSSAADELRSSEARYRSLVQASSTIMWLASAAGRLEGAQPSWTVYTGQSSDQLGGWGWLDAIHPDDRARTAAAWRAALDASSMYQIEHRLRRADGQYRYMNARAVPIFDAAGAITEWVGIHIDIDERKRVEERLRLLDAMSQATRNADDPKTIMEVTTRLLGQHLSVTRCPYADVEGDNDRFTIRHDWTAPGAMSTVGVYSLDLFGARAASDMREGRTLRICDVDRELDEAGGGAMFNAIACRAIICCPLVKEGKLVAMMAVHQDRPRQWTDAEVALVEQTVERSWAHIERVRATEALREADRRKTEFLAILAHELRNPLAPIRNGLQVMRMAEHDQATVARVRDMMERQVTQMVTLVNDLLDIARITRGNLELKPVRVELRELIASAVETSMPLIDANRHTLTVDVAPESLMLDADPTRIAQVIGNVLNNAAKYTPAGGRITLAAWRDGAQAVLSVRDTGIGIPPEAALTVFEMFSQVGASLDRAQGGLGIGLSLARRLVELHGGTIDLVRDETVSGSRFDIRLPLAPEVAAQAPGDGLIADTRSSGLRVLVVDDNLDAADMLSELMDIIGHTSRVANDGPRALALAEQFRPEVIFLDIGMPGMNGYEVARALRTMAHLEPLVLVALTGWGDDNDRARSKEAGFDHHLIKPANLEAVERLLADLVASRKG; from the coding sequence ATGTCCCAAGCCTTGCCCCCGCCTGACCCGAGCACGTCCAGCGCCGCCGATGAACTGCGCTCCAGCGAGGCGCGCTACCGCTCGCTGGTGCAGGCCAGCAGCACCATCATGTGGCTGGCCTCGGCGGCCGGCCGTCTTGAGGGAGCCCAACCGAGTTGGACTGTATATACCGGGCAGTCCAGCGATCAGCTCGGCGGCTGGGGGTGGCTCGACGCCATCCATCCCGACGACCGCGCCCGCACGGCGGCCGCCTGGCGCGCCGCGCTCGACGCCAGCAGCATGTACCAGATCGAACACCGCCTGCGCCGCGCCGACGGCCAGTACCGCTACATGAATGCGCGCGCGGTGCCGATTTTCGACGCCGCCGGCGCCATCACCGAGTGGGTCGGCATCCATATCGACATCGACGAGCGCAAACGGGTCGAAGAACGCCTGCGCCTGCTCGACGCCATGAGCCAGGCCACCCGCAACGCGGACGACCCCAAGACCATCATGGAGGTCACCACGCGCCTGCTCGGCCAGCACCTGAGCGTCACGCGCTGTCCTTACGCCGACGTGGAAGGCGACAACGACCGCTTCACCATCCGCCACGACTGGACCGCACCGGGCGCCATGAGCACCGTCGGGGTCTACTCGCTCGACCTGTTCGGTGCGCGCGCCGCCAGCGACATGCGCGAGGGCCGCACCCTGCGCATCTGCGACGTCGACCGCGAACTGGACGAAGCCGGCGGCGGCGCCATGTTCAACGCCATCGCTTGCCGCGCCATCATCTGCTGCCCGCTGGTCAAGGAAGGCAAATTGGTAGCGATGATGGCGGTGCACCAGGACCGTCCGCGCCAATGGACCGATGCCGAAGTGGCGCTGGTCGAACAGACCGTCGAACGCTCGTGGGCTCACATCGAACGGGTACGCGCCACCGAGGCGCTGCGCGAGGCCGACCGCCGCAAGACCGAATTTCTGGCCATCCTCGCGCACGAACTGCGCAATCCGCTCGCCCCCATCCGCAACGGCCTGCAGGTCATGCGCATGGCCGAACATGACCAGGCCACTGTGGCGCGCGTGCGCGACATGATGGAACGCCAGGTCACGCAGATGGTCACCCTGGTCAACGACCTGCTCGACATCGCCCGCATCACGCGCGGCAACCTGGAACTGAAGCCGGTGCGCGTCGAGCTGCGCGAATTGATCGCCAGCGCCGTCGAAACGTCCATGCCGCTGATCGACGCCAACCGCCACACGCTGACGGTCGATGTCGCGCCAGAGTCGCTCATGCTCGACGCCGACCCGACCCGCATCGCCCAGGTGATCGGCAACGTGCTCAATAACGCCGCCAAGTACACGCCGGCCGGCGGGCGCATCACGCTGGCGGCGTGGCGCGATGGCGCACAGGCGGTGCTGTCGGTGCGCGATACCGGCATCGGCATCCCGCCCGAAGCGGCGCTGACGGTGTTCGAAATGTTTTCGCAGGTGGGTGCCTCGCTCGACCGCGCCCAGGGCGGACTCGGAATCGGCTTGTCGCTGGCGCGGCGGCTGGTGGAACTCCATGGCGGCACGATCGACCTGGTACGCGACGAGACGGTCAGCGGCAGCCGCTTCGACATCCGCCTGCCGCTCGCGCCCGAAGTGGCGGCGCAGGCGCCCGGCGACGGCTTGATCGCCGATACGCGCTCAAGCGGCCTGCGCGTGCTGGTGGTCGACGACAATCTCGACGCCGCCGACATGCTCTCGGAGCTGATGGACATCATCGGCCACACCAGCCGCGTCGCCAACGACGGCCCGCGCGCATTGGCGCTGGCCGAACAGTTCCGGCCCGAGGTGATTTTTCTCGATATCGGCATGCCCGGCATGAATGGCTATGAAGTCGCGCGAGCGCTGCGCACCATGGCGCACCTGGAACCGCTGGTGCTGGTGGCGCTGACCGGCTGGGGCGACGATAACGACCGCGCGCGCAGCAAGGAAGCAGGCTTCGACCATCACCTCATCAAACCGGCCAACCTGGAAGCGGTCGAACGCCTGCTGGCCGACCTGGTGGCCAGCCGCAAAGGCTAG
- the tolA gene encoding cell envelope integrity protein TolA: MRPGAVGQRRAPRDQGKRRLAGAVLVSLLVHGLILSLQFGIPALGLPGSATPIEVRLADVATPPAPTPPAPVAPAVPVPPLPLPDAVTPPAPATGMRLVDPVPAPAPAPVPAPVTPRLAVKKDKPRKAKRISPPLPASDALAMDTRVIAQDVIVNEFSVPMPRPEEAEQKTIDLKEAQHGTDDGTEATSAAEVAEAARAAQLAETRRQEEEAARLAAQRKLEEDEKERKLAELQVRQQQEKAAAEASEEQEKQVRLAQQVEADAALKVEQQKAEQLATQQKLELQKADQLRAEQVKADRQKADQLAAQQLAAQKLAEQQAAQKLAEQQAAQKLAEQQAAQKLAEQQAAQKLAEQQAAQKLAQQQAAQKLAEQQAAQKLAEQAAQKQAAQAAQAAQAAQQAALQRGREGGGSQAANTPPGGTAAGAGSGAGGKIIVPKNLLGSDLSNRAREMVKGLDILSGTPPPPMRDERRVAVGAAERDVPLRMYVESWRQKIQRNGSANYPRDWADVEHTHALVNVAVRSDGTVQDVTILRSSGRADMDEAVLRIVRVNARYSPFPPNIASRYDVIDIRRVWQFGENLKLMEELR; encoded by the coding sequence ATGCGTCCTGGCGCGGTAGGGCAGCGCCGTGCGCCGCGCGACCAGGGCAAGCGCCGCCTGGCTGGCGCCGTGCTCGTTTCGCTGCTGGTGCACGGACTGATCCTGTCGCTTCAGTTCGGCATTCCGGCGCTCGGCTTGCCCGGTTCGGCGACGCCGATCGAGGTGCGTCTGGCCGATGTGGCCACACCGCCCGCGCCGACGCCGCCGGCACCGGTCGCGCCAGCGGTCCCGGTTCCGCCATTGCCGCTTCCCGACGCCGTGACGCCACCCGCGCCGGCGACCGGCATGCGCCTGGTCGATCCGGTCCCGGCACCGGCCCCGGCCCCCGTTCCCGCTCCCGTCACGCCGCGCCTGGCTGTGAAGAAGGACAAGCCGCGCAAGGCCAAACGCATCAGCCCGCCTTTGCCGGCCAGCGACGCGCTGGCGATGGATACCCGCGTCATCGCCCAGGATGTGATCGTGAACGAATTTTCGGTGCCGATGCCGCGCCCGGAAGAGGCTGAGCAGAAAACCATCGATCTCAAGGAAGCCCAGCACGGCACCGACGATGGCACCGAAGCGACCAGTGCCGCCGAGGTTGCGGAGGCGGCGCGTGCGGCCCAGCTGGCCGAAACCCGGCGCCAGGAGGAGGAAGCCGCGCGGCTGGCGGCGCAGCGCAAGCTGGAAGAGGACGAGAAGGAGCGCAAGCTGGCCGAGCTGCAGGTACGCCAGCAGCAGGAAAAAGCGGCGGCCGAGGCTTCTGAGGAGCAGGAGAAGCAGGTGCGGCTGGCGCAGCAGGTGGAGGCGGACGCGGCGCTCAAGGTCGAACAGCAGAAGGCGGAACAGTTGGCAACCCAGCAGAAGCTGGAGCTCCAGAAAGCCGATCAGTTGCGCGCGGAACAGGTCAAGGCGGACCGTCAGAAAGCCGATCAGCTGGCCGCCCAGCAACTGGCTGCCCAGAAACTGGCGGAGCAACAGGCTGCACAGAAACTGGCGGAGCAGCAGGCGGCGCAGAAACTGGCGGAGCAACAGGCTGCACAGAAACTGGCAGAGCAACAGGCTGCGCAAAAACTGGCGGAACAGCAGGCAGCGCAAAAACTGGCGCAGCAACAAGCTGCGCAGAAGCTGGCGGAACAGCAGGCCGCACAGAAACTGGCCGAGCAAGCCGCTCAGAAACAAGCCGCGCAAGCAGCCCAGGCCGCGCAAGCCGCCCAGCAAGCCGCGTTGCAACGCGGACGCGAAGGCGGCGGCAGTCAGGCCGCCAACACGCCGCCTGGCGGCACCGCGGCGGGCGCCGGCAGCGGCGCGGGCGGCAAAATCATCGTCCCCAAGAACCTGCTGGGCAGCGACCTGTCGAACCGCGCGCGAGAGATGGTCAAGGGTCTCGATATCCTCTCCGGCACGCCGCCACCGCCAATGCGCGACGAGCGCCGTGTCGCAGTCGGCGCGGCCGAGCGCGATGTACCGCTGCGCATGTACGTGGAAAGCTGGCGCCAGAAAATCCAACGCAATGGCAGTGCGAATTATCCACGCGATTGGGCCGACGTCGAGCATACCCACGCACTGGTCAACGTGGCGGTGCGCAGCGACGGCACCGTGCAGGATGTGACGATCCTGCGTTCGAGCGGGCGCGCCGATATGGATGAAGCGGTGCTGCGCATCGTGCGCGTCAACGCGCGCTACTCGCCGTTCCCGCCGAATATCGCCTCGCGCTACGACGTGATCGACATCCGCCGCGTATGGCAGTTCGGCGAGAACCTCAAGCTGATGGAAGAACTGCGCTAG
- a CDS encoding EAL domain-containing protein: MPFPTLNTYLAHLSDPNRPASSVWLDSAGRAQGKYFNCTITSAFQPIRALGSSRIVAYEGLARSASAGDAGLSLWKLLDHAASDDESIELDRLCRMLHAINFFRQDEAGQSDLYLNVHDRLLSAVSSNHGHAFKRILDALDLPLGRIVLQLPTTTPQQGWLLNYVADNYRRNGFRLALNAASVAQAQAMVAEQRPHAIKLDARYLSGGVSLAPLLDAARAAGVKLIFKRVETAPAIDSAEDIAGLPLYAQGYYLDQPQAALVTEAALAA, encoded by the coding sequence ATGCCTTTCCCTACCTTGAACACGTACCTGGCCCATTTGTCCGACCCCAACCGTCCGGCCAGCAGCGTGTGGCTGGACTCGGCGGGCCGCGCCCAGGGCAAGTATTTCAACTGCACCATCACCAGCGCTTTCCAGCCCATCCGCGCGCTGGGCAGCAGCCGCATCGTGGCCTACGAAGGGCTGGCGCGCAGTGCCTCGGCGGGGGATGCCGGCCTGTCGCTGTGGAAACTGCTCGACCATGCGGCCAGCGACGATGAGTCGATCGAGCTCGACCGGCTGTGCCGCATGCTGCACGCGATCAATTTCTTCCGCCAGGACGAGGCGGGGCAGAGCGACCTGTACCTGAACGTGCACGACCGGCTGCTCAGCGCGGTCAGCAGCAACCATGGGCATGCCTTCAAGCGCATTCTCGACGCGCTCGATCTGCCGCTCGGCCGCATCGTGCTGCAACTGCCCACGACCACGCCGCAGCAGGGATGGCTGCTGAACTACGTGGCCGACAATTACCGGCGCAACGGCTTCCGGCTGGCCCTTAACGCGGCTTCGGTGGCGCAGGCGCAGGCGATGGTGGCCGAGCAAAGGCCGCACGCGATCAAGCTCGACGCGCGCTATCTGTCGGGCGGCGTCTCGCTCGCGCCGCTGCTGGACGCGGCCCGGGCGGCCGGCGTGAAACTGATTTTCAAGCGGGTCGAAACGGCACCGGCGATTGATTCCGCCGAGGACATCGCCGGTTTGCCGCTGTACGCACAAGGCTACTACCTCGACCAGCCGCAAGCGGCCCTGGTGACCGAAGCGGCGCTCGCCGCCTAA